The genomic DNA GTTACAATCGGCTTCCCGGATATGTCTAGTCCGAGTACAGCTGTTAACGGTGACTTCGAATGTAAAAATTCTGTACTGTTAATAATTTCTGAGAGTAACACTGGTCTACTCACTTCATTCGGAACCTCAATCCCGATCGTGTGCTTCCCTGGAATCGGTGCTTCAATCCGAATATCTTTTGCGGCAAGACTTAATTTTATATCATCTGCTAGATTCGTAATTTTATTTACCTTTACACCTGGCTCCGGTTGCACTTCAAACCTTGTAACCGATGGACCTTGTGTAACATTTACCACACTTGCTCGAACATTAAAACTTTCTAACGTATCGTTTAGAAGCCTTTCCCGCTCTTCCAGCCATTCTCCACTTGTATCATAAATAACGGGAGGTGTCAGGAGATCGAGCTCTGGGAATACGTAGTACGGATTTTCCTCATCGATCACTTCCACTATCTCAATGACGCTAGAAGGCTGCTCAATGATTTCGGCTTCCTTTTCAGGTATCAATGGCTTCGGTGGTTCAAAAGAGGCTTCACTCTTTATTTGATTCCTTTTTTCCTCTAATTTACGACGATCTTCTTTCAACATTAATACGTTAAAAGGCAAATGCTTGCGTTTAGGCGCAGGTTCAACAGGAAGTTCTTCATTACCATCTAATTCCCCCTGTTCAGAATTCGGTTGGGTGCTTTCTTCGATTGTTTGCCCCTCGACCTGTTCAATTTCCTCTTCAGCTACGTACATTTCTTCTATTTGTTCAACCTTTTCAACTACGTTCAGTTCTTCTATTTGTTCAACCTCTTCAACTATGTTCAGTTCTTCTATCTGAGCATTCTGTTCAACTACGTTCAGTTGTTGTTCTATTTGTACATTCTGGTCAACTTCCAGTTTTTCCTCTTCCAGGTCAGAAAGCTCAGCAGTTACGGCAACTTCCAATTCCCCGGTTGACTCCAATAGAACATAGCTCTCTATCTCTTCCTCTACAACTGGTTCTACATGTTCTGGTTCTGCTTCTGGTTCTGCAGGAATCGATTCCTCCCTAACATCCATGCTAATCAATTCAATCAGATCCGTATTTATTACCGTTTCTTCTCCTTGATCATGAACCTCTTCAATATCCTGTTTCACTATTTTATTTACCTGAACAGGAGTTTCGGAAGAACGCTCTATGTATTCATTCTTCAAGAAGGAGTTTAACTCGTATTCTACCGGTTTCTCTTCCTGATGTCTGACTCTTTTCTGGAACCCATAGACTGGAGAGGGAATTTCTGTTGGTCGAAACGGTCTTTTGGATACATCTCTATTATTTGTTTCACTTTTATTAGGAGGACTTACGTTGCTTTTTGTAATAGAGCCTACTCTAGGTTTCGAACGAACGGTTTCACTTTTCATGACTGGTTCTGTTCGCTGACGGGAAGACGTTCTCTCTTCTCTACTTTTTCTAGATGGTTTCTGCATTTCTCTTTCATCTGGTATTAACGGGAACTTAAATTTCCCCTTCGGATACTGATAAACGATTCGAGCATCCATATCCTTTTGTTCTTTTCTTCTTTCTTTAAATGGCTCTACCTTTTGTTCATATATTTCTTCCACTTTATCATCACTTAATTTACTAAACAATTTCTTAAACCAATTCAAACCTTATCACTCTTTCTTCATTCTCATCATGTCTTCTTATTTTATCATTGAATACTATAATATCGACAAGAAATAAAAGATTGCTAGTAATAATATAATTTTGAATCTTTTGACCTAACGCTAGTAGGTCTGTGTTGGTTTTCATCCCAGTACAAACTAAAAACGCAAAAAGGACCGTAATTGGTCCTTTAGTTTGGTTTTTTGCTTCTGTTTTTTCCTAAGATAAAGATCGGTTCTAATTCCCCATTTTCGTATAAAAAGGATAGTGCCGTAATGGGCACTCGACCGCTAGCGAAGAAGCTCATGGTCATTTGTGCGAGAATATCATAACCAGTCTCATTCTTTATATCTGCAAGAATAAGTACATCCTGATGTGGTACCGCTACCGCCATATCACCTGTAATCTTCGAACTCATTTCCTTTAAAAATGAATCGTTTAGAACTCGGCTTGCATCATACCCGTCATTTGTATTGAGAAAATAAAAGATATTTCCTGCCACTTCATCACGTTTCATGGTCGTTTTAAGGCTTCTCACATTGAAAAGAGCTACTTCGCGGATATGGTCTCTCGTCCAATTTTCCTTTGCCATTAATGCTTCATCAATGATTCGGTACGCATTTCCTAAATCGAGAGCATAATAAACCCTAGTTTCTGCCGTATGATCATCATATACTAAAGGAATTTCTTCGCGCGATACAACAGGCGTAGAAGTAGAACGTATGACAGGGAAAATCCGAGTCTTTTCACCTTCTTGAATCGTTTTCTCATCCATTGCCTTAAGGCCTTCCTCAACATAGTATACGACTTCATCAATGGCCTTTTCTTTGTCTACTTCCCATTTTGCTATAATTCTAGGCAGCTCAACGGTAATACCTCTTCCACTATCCTTGCTTTCAATACGTAAATGATCATTTTTTCGATCATAAGTAATAGTACGGTTAGCACTACTAAGGCGTTTTTCGAGCTCCGCCTTCATTTTTTTACTATCCATTTTCATATATACTTGCCTCCTTATTGGAGCATTTCGTTTTTATTCTACATGAAATAGCCCCAATCTTTGGAGGATTGGGAGCTATTCCATTATGATAATCCTTCGATGAATTGTTCAATTTCCTCTTGTGTTTTCCGGTCTTTGCTGACAAAACGATCTAATTCGTTTCCATCTGCAAACGCGATAAAGCTTGGGATTCCAAACACATCTAGACTAATACATAAATCAATAAACTGATCACGATCCACATGTACAAAATTGTATTCGCTATATTTCTCTTCAATTTCTGGCAAGACTGGCTCAATCACTCGGCAGTCTGGGCACCAGTTTGCTGAAAACATAAATATATGTTTCCCGTTGTTTTTCATCGTTTCAAACTGTTCTACACTCTCAAGCATTTTCATATGATTACCTCCCATAACAGTTTATACAGTACGTTAATAGTTATTCAGACTACCCCATATTCTAAAGCATTGTAGCTTCTTTTGAAAGAAATTAGCTTCTAACAAAAAACGAAGGACTTCATCCTTCGTTTTCTTTTAACTTTATTGAATTGACGATGTTAATCATCATTTCTGCTTCGCTGCTAAGAGACCTTGTTTTTGTTTCTGTCGTAATTTTCATTCCACCGACACCAATTGTTAGCTCATTTAGGTTATCTTCAAGCTTTTTTACCAATAGATAGCCAAATTTCCCATCCATTTTGATCACTTTATCGGTATCGTATTTGTCTTGATCGACTGTTGATTGGTAAACAACTTCACTATCTTGACCTTCTATTGGATTGTAAAACAATATATATGTTTTTGAACCATTCTTTAAAATTATATTATTGGGAGATTCTTCTTCCACTTCAAAACCAAAAGGTAAATAATATTCCATTTCCTCAGTTTTATTATTTGGTTTTTTAGCCTCTTCCTTAAAAGCGTTCTCCACAACATCCACTGTTTCTGTTTCCTCTTCGTCAAAGGATGCAGAACATCCGCTAAGGTAAAATAGAGCAGCTATACAGAGGAGAGATGCTTGTAAATACTTTCTCATACTTTCTTCCTCCCTACATAGGAACTATTGTCTTCCTTACTATCATACCCGTCTCCCTATCCAATGACAAGCCTTACAATTGTTACAATTGTGTTTCCAAACCATTTATATTCCTGTATTCATATTGGCCAACGAGTAAAGTGCTAACATGAAGAAACATTTCCTGCCTCGGAATAAGTCCATTCGTAAAGATTCCAATTGCCCCTTCTTTGCTTCGAATATTTGTCTTTTTCATGAAATCATCCATTATCGGACCCAATTCTTCTCCTACTATAAGCCTATGTTCAATTTCTTTTGGTAATAAGATTCTAGCCCCGCCGCTTATTATAGGAGATTTTCCATATTGTACTAATGCACCCCAATTACATAACATCATCCCAAATTTCGTTTGCTGTACTCCACCTTCTAGACCTATCCCAAGTTCTGCATCACTGTTTTCAAGGGCTGCTTGCGCTCGATTAATGGCTCCTTGTATGGTCTCTTCATCGGAGAAGGGTTGTTCACTTACTCCAGATGGGACATCCATTCCCTTAACCTTTGCGTCATACTTTTTAAATGCTTCTTCAACAGCTTTTACTTTCGTTTGGTTTTTCGAACCTACTGCCACATACATATAACTGCACCTCAGCTTCAATGTAAAAGGAGGTTCCCAAAGGTTACCTCCCTACCGTTTTTAACTATTTTGTCTAATTGTATCTACTGTAGTCTGGTCACAAGCTTTTACCAGTTTTATTAAAAGCTCTTTTGCAGCAGCATAATCGTCAACATGAACAATCGAAGCAGCCGTATGAATGTATCTAGAGCAAATTCCTACAACAGCACTCGGGACTCCTTCATTTGACATATGCACTCGTCCTGCATCAGTCCCACCTGGAGAGACAAAGTATTGGTAGGATATATTATGCGTTTCTGCAGTATCTAGAACAAACTCTCTCATCCCTCGATGGGTTACCATAGATCGATCTAGAATTCTTAGCAACGCTCCTTTTCCTAATTGACCAAACTCATTTTTATCACCCGTCGCATCGTTTGCAGGACTTGCATCAAGAGCAAAGAAGATATCTGGCTTTATTAAAGTTGCTGCTGTTTGTGCACCTCTTAGTCCAACTTCTTCCTGAACAGTTGCACCAGAATATAATGTGTTTGGTAAACTTTCTCCTTGCACTTCTTCTAATAATTCAATAGCGAGGCCACAGCCATATCGGTTATCCCAAGCCTTAGCCATAATTTTCTTTTCGTTTGCCATCGGGGTAAACGGACAAATTGGCACAATTTGCTGTCCCGGCTTAATCCCTAGCTCCTTCGCATGTTCCCTGCTATCAGCCCCAATATCAATTAACATATTGCTAATTTCCATCGGCTTACTTCTCTTACCTTCATCCAAAAGATGAGGAGGAATGGAAGCAATCACTCCAATAATAGGACCGTCATTCGTCATGACCTGCACACGCTGTGCTAGTAGAACTTGGCTCCACCAACCACCTAAAGGCTGAAAACGAATCATCCCATTATCTGTAATCGCCGTTACCATAAATCCAACCTCGTCCATATGTCCCGCAACCATGACACGAGGACCATTGGCATTTCCATGCTTCACACCAAAAATACTTCCTAAATTATCTTGAATGATTTCATCAGAATACTGAGTTAATTGTTCACGCATAAACTTCCTAACCAAATGCTCATTTCCAGATGCACCTTGAAGTTCCGTAAGCGTCTTGAAAAGCTGTAATGTCTTCGAATTCATGTATAATGGCCTCCTAATATTCACATGACTCTTTATGTACCATCTTTATTCTACTTAACTTTCCCATCTGTTACCACTTTATTGATTGCTACTCTTAATTATGTACGTAAAATTTGATATGATGGAAGGAGGATTTATTTGGATAAATAAGGAGGGGCTTTATGAACTGGAAATCATTTTTAACTGGTGTTTCTGTTGGAATTATTTCAGGCTTTCTGGCAAGCGAATGGGTCTCCCAAAAGGGCAAAGTATCCCCAGAAAAAGCCCTATCACACGCAAAAGCAAAATTTAAAGAAAGAGGTCCCATTAGCGGCTCTTGGATTCAAATGACAACAGAGCGGTTTGAAAAGAACAACATCACCTATGATGTTTATAAAGGTGGAGTATCACGTACGGTAGATGACACGTTAGAGCAATACGAATTTGTTTCAGATGCAAAGACTGGATCCATTATAGAAGTGTACCCTCTTTAAGAAAAGCTGCCCTATAGGGCAGCTTTTCTTACGTCTTTCTCTTCACGGATTCAATCATTTCATAATGACTATTCCACTTTAGCGCCCGCTCTTGCTCAAAAAGAGTCTATTGCGCCAATAGACTCACTCAATTTACTGCAGAAAATTTTTCCCATAAAAAATTTCATCCATTTCAGATGTTAAGCTTTCAGTGATTTCTTTCTGTTCATATTCGCTTAACGTATCCATTGTGTATCCAAATAAGTAATTATTTAAATCAAAATTTTTCAATTTACACTTCGTGTGAAAAATGTTTTCTTGGTACACATTCACATCAATCATATCGTATTGATCCTTGATTTCGTCTGGAATAAAGTTTTGAATGGAAGTAATATCATGGTCTATAAATAATTTATGACCATCTTTATCCCTCGTAAATCCACGTACTCGATAATCAATTGTCATAATGTCTGTGTCAAATGAATGAATTAAATAATTTAACGCTTTAAGTGGTGAAATTTCCCCACAGGTAGAAACGTCAATATCCGCTCTGAAAGTACTTATTCCTTCATACGGATGATACTCTGGGTACGTATGAACAGTGATATGACTTTTATCTAACTGAAATACAACATTATCTGGTAATGGTCCTGGTGATTCATCATATGTTGACTCTGTGGGAACTTCTACTACTGGTCCTTCAGACACGAGAATCGTTACACTTGCTCCCTGTGGTACATAATCCTGTTGAGCAATATTTAAAACATGTGCACCAATAATATCGGATACATTTTTTAAAATCTTCGTTAACCGATCGGCATTATATTGTTCATCAATATAATCTAAATAAGCTTCCCGCTCTTGCCTCGTTTTTGTATAACAAATATCATACATATTAAAGCTAAGTGATTTTGTTAAGTTATTAAATCCATGTAACTCAATTCGCTGTTCTGGAGTGAGCATTCATTCTTCCCCCTTCACATAATCTACGTAAATATTATTAACTTACCCAACTCTTACGAAAAAAACAGTCCTACAATAGTAGGACTGCTTACTTTTTCTGAAATTGAACTTCGCAACGATAGATACGAAAGCCTTTGGAGGAAAACTTCTCTTCGTATTCTGTCATAATATTTCCTTCATAAGAACTATTATGAAGATCTAAACTTACATACTTTAAAAGCATTCCATATTCCGAAAAGCTTCGAAGAGAGAACTCAAATAACCCTTGATTATCTGTTTTAAAGTGAATCTCGCCGTTATCCACCAGAATATTTTCATAAATGGAAAGGAAAGTTTTGTACGTTAACCGTCTCTTCTCATGCCGTGTTTTTGGCCAAGGATCAGAGAAATTTAAATAAACTTGATCCACATCACCTTTAGCAAAATAGTTCTGAAGTTCGACCGCATTCACATTCATTAGTCGCAAATTCGGAAGGTCTTCTTCAATTAGACGGTCGAGAGCAATAACAATAACACTTTTATATACCTCAATACCAATATAATTAATATGTGGATTTGCTTTAGCCATTTCAGTAATGAAACGACCTTTACCCGTTCCGATTTCGATATGAATAGGCTGGTCATTCCCAAATACTTCGGTCCAATTACCTTTGTAGCTTTCTGGTTTTGCTACAACATATTGCGGATAGGATTCGAGTCTATCCTTTGCCCAAGGCTTATTTCTTAAACGCATGTTGACACCCCTAAAATAATCTATCGTTCAAACCATATCATGTGAACAATCTTGTTGCAACCAAAACTAATACTTCGTCCATATTATTAATTTACGTATAAATAAAAAAAGGAATTCACAACATAAATGTGAAATTCCTTTTTTACGTATATACAAGCAACCTTGAAAGGGTGTATCGGATGCCTTTAGAACAGAAAGATCAAATGAATTTATTAAAAGATATATTAACGAATCACAGTACCGATTGTTGCGGGTCTGTATCTGAATGTGAACAATTAGAAC from Robertmurraya sp. FSL R5-0851 includes the following:
- a CDS encoding PepSY domain-containing protein encodes the protein MNWKSFLTGVSVGIISGFLASEWVSQKGKVSPEKALSHAKAKFKERGPISGSWIQMTTERFEKNNITYDVYKGGVSRTVDDTLEQYEFVSDAKTGSIIEVYPL
- a CDS encoding DUF1444 family protein, encoding MDSKKMKAELEKRLSSANRTITYDRKNDHLRIESKDSGRGITVELPRIIAKWEVDKEKAIDEVVYYVEEGLKAMDEKTIQEGEKTRIFPVIRSTSTPVVSREEIPLVYDDHTAETRVYYALDLGNAYRIIDEALMAKENWTRDHIREVALFNVRSLKTTMKRDEVAGNIFYFLNTNDGYDASRVLNDSFLKEMSSKITGDMAVAVPHQDVLILADIKNETGYDILAQMTMSFFASGRVPITALSFLYENGELEPIFILGKNRSKKPN
- the speD gene encoding adenosylmethionine decarboxylase, which encodes MLTPEQRIELHGFNNLTKSLSFNMYDICYTKTRQEREAYLDYIDEQYNADRLTKILKNVSDIIGAHVLNIAQQDYVPQGASVTILVSEGPVVEVPTESTYDESPGPLPDNVVFQLDKSHITVHTYPEYHPYEGISTFRADIDVSTCGEISPLKALNYLIHSFDTDIMTIDYRVRGFTRDKDGHKLFIDHDITSIQNFIPDEIKDQYDMIDVNVYQENIFHTKCKLKNFDLNNYLFGYTMDTLSEYEQKEITESLTSEMDEIFYGKNFLQ
- the trmB gene encoding tRNA (guanosine(46)-N7)-methyltransferase TrmB, translated to MRLRNKPWAKDRLESYPQYVVAKPESYKGNWTEVFGNDQPIHIEIGTGKGRFITEMAKANPHINYIGIEVYKSVIVIALDRLIEEDLPNLRLMNVNAVELQNYFAKGDVDQVYLNFSDPWPKTRHEKRRLTYKTFLSIYENILVDNGEIHFKTDNQGLFEFSLRSFSEYGMLLKYVSLDLHNSSYEGNIMTEYEEKFSSKGFRIYRCEVQFQKK
- a CDS encoding DUF84 family protein, with translation MYVAVGSKNQTKVKAVEEAFKKYDAKVKGMDVPSGVSEQPFSDEETIQGAINRAQAALENSDAELGIGLEGGVQQTKFGMMLCNWGALVQYGKSPIISGGARILLPKEIEHRLIVGEELGPIMDDFMKKTNIRSKEGAIGIFTNGLIPRQEMFLHVSTLLVGQYEYRNINGLETQL
- a CDS encoding thioredoxin domain-containing protein; this encodes MKMLESVEQFETMKNNGKHIFMFSANWCPDCRVIEPVLPEIEEKYSEYNFVHVDRDQFIDLCISLDVFGIPSFIAFADGNELDRFVSKDRKTQEEIEQFIEGLS
- a CDS encoding DNA translocase FtsK, with the translated sequence MNWFKKLFSKLSDDKVEEIYEQKVEPFKERRKEQKDMDARIVYQYPKGKFKFPLIPDEREMQKPSRKSREERTSSRQRTEPVMKSETVRSKPRVGSITKSNVSPPNKSETNNRDVSKRPFRPTEIPSPVYGFQKRVRHQEEKPVEYELNSFLKNEYIERSSETPVQVNKIVKQDIEEVHDQGEETVINTDLIELISMDVREESIPAEPEAEPEHVEPVVEEEIESYVLLESTGELEVAVTAELSDLEEEKLEVDQNVQIEQQLNVVEQNAQIEELNIVEEVEQIEELNVVEKVEQIEEMYVAEEEIEQVEGQTIEESTQPNSEQGELDGNEELPVEPAPKRKHLPFNVLMLKEDRRKLEEKRNQIKSEASFEPPKPLIPEKEAEIIEQPSSVIEIVEVIDEENPYYVFPELDLLTPPVIYDTSGEWLEERERLLNDTLESFNVRASVVNVTQGPSVTRFEVQPEPGVKVNKITNLADDIKLSLAAKDIRIEAPIPGKHTIGIEVPNEVSRPVLLSEIINSTEFLHSKSPLTAVLGLDISGKPIVTDLRKMPHGLIAGATGSGKSVCINTILVSLLYKARPDELKLLLIDPKMVELAPYNQIPHLVSPVITDVKAATAALKWAVEEMERRYELFAHTGVREINRFNEQCEQHNQHADKLPFIVIIIDELADLMMMAPADVEEAICRIAQKARACGIHLIIATQRPSVDVITGLIKANVPTRIAFSVSSQIDSRTIIDIAGAERLLGRGDMLFLENGSSKPVRLQGTFVSDEEIDQVVAHVRREQSPNFLFHQEELLKRAAVSEEEDELFFEACEFVVDQGAASTSSLQRRFKIGYNRAARLIDMMEKNGYISENRGSKPRDVLIDQDDLQSIQEM
- a CDS encoding M42 family metallopeptidase, whose amino-acid sequence is MNSKTLQLFKTLTELQGASGNEHLVRKFMREQLTQYSDEIIQDNLGSIFGVKHGNANGPRVMVAGHMDEVGFMVTAITDNGMIRFQPLGGWWSQVLLAQRVQVMTNDGPIIGVIASIPPHLLDEGKRSKPMEISNMLIDIGADSREHAKELGIKPGQQIVPICPFTPMANEKKIMAKAWDNRYGCGLAIELLEEVQGESLPNTLYSGATVQEEVGLRGAQTAATLIKPDIFFALDASPANDATGDKNEFGQLGKGALLRILDRSMVTHRGMREFVLDTAETHNISYQYFVSPGGTDAGRVHMSNEGVPSAVVGICSRYIHTAASIVHVDDYAAAKELLIKLVKACDQTTVDTIRQNS